Genomic segment of Edaphobacter bradus:
ATGGGATCGTGGATTGAGGATCCTACGTGCCCCGGTGTTGTGACGGTGCAGCCAAAGTGGTAAAGGCCTCACTCATCTGTGGAGTCGTGCTCGCAGCGTCGGCTTTCCCCACATGTGCGCAGCAGCGAACGATCTGGCAGATTGGCCAGTTCGACGACTCGTCACACGAATTTCACGACAGCTTTGGCGTGGAGTACACGAAACCGTCGTCGGACGTGGACTACGTCGTGGGCAAGAGTACGGCTCGCGACTGGCCCCGGTTTCAACCGGGGCCGGCGAATGGTCAGGCGGGAGGAAGGCTTCACCCGTTCCGAATCGATTTCACGTTGAGCGAAGCACCACGCGGCACCTACGTATTGAAGCTGGCGATACTGTACGAGACACCGCGACTCTCGGCGCTGCGCGTAGAGGTGAACGGCCACGCGGGCGTCTTTTCCTTTGCTCCAAAGCTGGATTATGCGGCGGGGGACTGGGAAGGCACGTTCGTCCCACAGACCTCGTCCGCAGAGCGATCTATCGCGATTCCGGCGGCTTGGCTACGCGCGGGGACTAACACGTTGACATTAGTCGCCGTGGATCAGCCGGCCACACCACAGAATTCTCAGGGCGATATTGCACCGGGCGAAAGTGGTCTGATTTATGACGCTCTGGCGCTCGAGCAAAATCCCGACGAGCCATACGCAGCGGGTGAGGCTACTGCGACAGCTGAGGCGACAATCTTTTTCCGGCAGCAAGAGGATCGGCTTAGCGAAGTTGTGCGGGTTTGTGTAGAGACGCATGAGGGTGGTGTGCTGCCGACGCAGATCAAATTAAGTACCGACGGACGCACAGACACACAGCCGCTACACTTCGGCGATGCTGAGTTCGGCGAGAGTTGTGCGCATTTCAATGTACCGGAATGGAAAGGCGTGCTGCGGGCCACGCTGAGCGTTGCCGGCAAAACGTTCCCGGTGACGCTGCAAGCACAAAAAAAGTGGACGGTGCTGGTAGTCCCACATGAACACTTGGATATCGGCTTCACAGACTATCGCGAGAAGGTTGCGGAGTTGCAGTCGCAGAGCATCGACGGCGTGCTCGATCTACTGCCGGAACATCCGGAGTTTCGCTGGACAATGGACGGTAGCTGGGTCGCACAGCAATATCTAGCTGGCCGTTCTCCGGAACGCGGCCAACAGTTTCTCAGTGCGGTTCGAGCAGGAAAAATCGTAATGCCGCCGCAGTACGCGAATCAGCATACGGGCGTTGCGTCTCTTGAAGGTCTGACACGCTCGCTGTATCCATCGCATGCTCTGGCGAAGGAGTTCATGCTGCCGGTGGGTGCGGCGAACATCACCGACGTTCCATCGTACTCGTGGTCATATGCGTCGATCCTGCACAGCGCAGGCATACGCTACTTTGCGGCGGCCAGCAACTCGTGGCGCGCTCCGGTGCTGCTGGAGGGGCGGTGGAATGAGAAGTCCCCGTTCTATTGGGAAGGGCCGGACGGAGGCCGCGTTCTGATGTGGTATTCGCGCGCGTATCTGCAACTGGCATCCATGTTCGGCACGCCGCCGACGGTGGAGGCTGTGAAAGATGCGTTGCCTGTCTTCCTGCAGGCGTATGCGCACAAGGAGTATCGCGCAGATTCTGTGATTCTCTTTGGGAGCCAGTTGGAGAATACGGCGCTCGATCGAGGGCAAGTGACGCTCCCTGCTGATTGGGCCAAGGAATATGCATATCCGCGTCTACAGTTTTCGACCTTCGCCGAGGCGATGTCCTCGATCGAGCGCCAATTTGGCGGAGCGATCCCAACCTATCGCGGCGACTTTGGTCCTTACTGGGAGGATGGCTTCACATCAGGTGCACATGCGACGGCGATCCATCGCGCAAATCAGCAGAGGCTCTTGAACGCTGAGACGATGGGCACAATCCCGTCTCTATTGAATCCTGCTCTGCGTCCTGATGTTTCGTTGTTGCGCGACGCGTGGCAGAACTCGTTGCTTTTTGACGAGCACACATGGACGGCGGCCGGTGCGACGACGCAACCGGAGAGCGACGAAACGGTGCGGCAGTGGGAAAGCAAGCGCGCGCAGGTGGTCCGCGCCGGCAACGATCTGACGCAAAGCATCGCGCTGAGTTTCGCACAGCTGGAAGCAACGTTGGCGCCGAGAGACAACTCACTGCTCATCTTCAATGCATTAAACTGGCCGCGCACCGGATGGCTCGAGACGGATCTCCCAGAGGGCAAAGAGATTGTCGATCCTCAGACACAGGACGCTGTGCCGCAGGAGGTATTGCGAATCGAGAAGGGTACGCCGTTGCCGGGGTTCGGCGGACGCACGCTGCGTGTACGATATCGGGCAGACAATGTTCCCGCAGTCGGATATAAGCTGCTGTCAATCGTCGATGCTCACCCGAAGACTGCGGCGACACACGAGGCGGCGCAGGGCGGCGGAGTTTTAGAGAATCGCTTCTATCGCGTGACTCTGGACGCGGGAAGCGGCTCGATTCGTAGCATATGGGACAAAGAGCTGAACCGGGAACTGGTAGATGCAAGTAGTCCCTTTACCTTCGGCAGCTATGTGTACGTGACGGGCGCGGATGACATGCCTGACAACAGCCTTTACCGTTATGGCGCGACGCTGCCAAGGCCGGATTTGACGACACATCTAGCGGCTGGCGGCCGCATCATTGCTGTGCAACACGGGATAAATTCGGAGTCTGCAACACTAGAGTCGTCCGCGCCGAACACGCCGCAGATTCGGACTGTGATTGCTCTACCTGCGGATTCCAAGCGCATCGACATTCGTATATCACTTCAGAAAGTCGCGACGCTGCACCGCGAAGCGGCGTACATTGCGTTTCCCTTGGCAGTCGAACATCCGGAGTTCGCATATGACACACAGAATGGATGGGTCGATCCGGCGCGGGATGAGCTCGCAGGTGGGAGCCGGGAGTGGTATGCCGTACAGCACTGGGCAGCAGTACACGATGGCTCGGAATCGGCAGCAGTGATTCCGGTGGATGCCCCGATGGTTACGTTCGGAGATGTGGTGCGTGGTGCATGGCCGAAGGAGTTCGAGCCGAAGAGCGCGACGATCTTCTCGTGGCTGATGAGCAACTACTGGAGCACGAACTTTAAATCATCGCAGGGCGGCGAGCTTACCTTCCGGTACGCGTTCGTGAGTGGAGCGAAATTCGAGCCGGCTCAGCTGACGCGGAGTGGATGGAAAGAGATGACGCCGCTCGAGAGCGACACCGTTCCGGCAAGCCCGACGCCGTCTTCGATACACAGTGCGAGCTTTCTGACGCTCGACAATGCGAATGTCGTGCTGTCGACATGGAAGCGCGCGGAAGATGGGAATGGCAGCATATTGCGGCTGACAGAAATCGCAGGCCGCTCAGAGACGCTGCACCTGAGCACGCCGCATCTCCAGATGGAAAGAGTGTGGCGGTGTTCGCTCTTGGAGGACTGCATGCAAGAGTTGCCAGTGCGCGACAACAGTGTTGCAGTAGAGCTGAAACCGTTTGAGATCATGACGCTGCGCCTGAAGACGCAGCCGGAGAAGATGCCATGAGCTTTCGGTTCAACGGAAAGGTGGCCCTCGTGACAGGCGGCGCGATGGGAATTGGCGCGGCGACGGCACAGCTGCTGGGCGAGTTGGGCGCGTCGGTGGCTATTCTCGATCTGGATGCGACGCGAGGCACAGCGACGGCTGCCCAGATGGAGAAGAGCGGATATCAGGCGGCCTTCTACAAGTGCGATGTGGGTTCCGTGGAGGCGGTGAATGACGCGGTCCATCGGGCGGAGGAACGCTTCGGCGCGGTGCATCTGCTCGTGAGCAACGCAGGCATTCAGCGCTATGGCGACGTAGTATCCACAAGTGTGGAGCAGTGGGACGAAACGCTGCGCGTGCATGTGCAAGGGTGCTTTCATGCGATACGCGCGGCGGTTCCAGCGATGCTGCGCGCCGGCGGCGGCGCCCTGGTAGTGACGGGTTCGGTGCAGACCTACACGGCGATACAGAACTCCGCCGCATACGTTACCGCAAAGCATGCTCTGCTTGGCCTCGTACGCTCGGTGGCATTGGACTATGCTGCACGTGGGATTCGAGCGAACTGCGTACTGCCCGGAGCGATCGATACCCCGATGTTGCGGTCGGTGGCCGCGGAAGCGGAGGACCCGGAGTTCCTATTACAGCAATGTGCACGGATGCATCCTCTTGGACGTGTCGGCAGGCCCGAAGAAGTTGCGCGCGCGATCGCGTTTCTGTTGAGCGACTGGGCCTCGTTCATCACAGGTGCTGCGCTCCTGGTGGATGGTGGGATGCTGGTTCCAACGGGCGGCATGGGCTTCGGCGAAAGCGGCCTGGGAGCATCCGGCTCATGAAGGCGATAGACCAGGGTGTCAGAGTGCCTGCGACGAGTTGGCGAGACCGCGCTGCGATGACGCTAACAAATGGCGTGGCGGAGGCGACGCTGCTGCCGGGTGGCGGACACCTTGCTCGCTGGGGATTTGCCTCAGGCTACGGGCCCTCGCAGAACAATGTACTTTGGGAGGCGCCGTGGACGACAGCGGATCCCGATTCGCCCGCACACTCAGCAATAGCGGAAGAGTGCGAAGACAAGGCCGCTGGAAAATTTCTGGCGTCGTATACAGGGCACGCACTCTGTCTCGATGGATTCGGGCCTGCCGGCGCGAGAGAAGCCGCAGCTGGTGTTTCGCTTCATGGCGAGGCATCGAATGCAACGTGGACGTTCACTAGGCAGCATGCGAATCTGGCGTCGGGCATTGTGGAATTGCCGGTGGCGGGACTGCAGGTGGAGCGGAAGTTTTCGCTGATCGCGGACGAGAGTGTACTGCGCGTAGAAGAGCGTGTCACAAATCTCCGCGCCGCCGAGCGGGCTCTTCATTGGGTACAGCATGCGACATTCGGCGCCCCATTCTTCGCCTCCGGGAGCGGGCGCGCGACTGCATCCATTCGTGATGGAATAACCTGGCCGTTGGACTATAACGGTTGCAATCTGTTGAGACGCGACGCAGAGTTCACGTGGCCGTATGCACCTGGAG
This window contains:
- a CDS encoding polysaccharide lyase family protein produces the protein MVKASLICGVVLAASAFPTCAQQRTIWQIGQFDDSSHEFHDSFGVEYTKPSSDVDYVVGKSTARDWPRFQPGPANGQAGGRLHPFRIDFTLSEAPRGTYVLKLAILYETPRLSALRVEVNGHAGVFSFAPKLDYAAGDWEGTFVPQTSSAERSIAIPAAWLRAGTNTLTLVAVDQPATPQNSQGDIAPGESGLIYDALALEQNPDEPYAAGEATATAEATIFFRQQEDRLSEVVRVCVETHEGGVLPTQIKLSTDGRTDTQPLHFGDAEFGESCAHFNVPEWKGVLRATLSVAGKTFPVTLQAQKKWTVLVVPHEHLDIGFTDYREKVAELQSQSIDGVLDLLPEHPEFRWTMDGSWVAQQYLAGRSPERGQQFLSAVRAGKIVMPPQYANQHTGVASLEGLTRSLYPSHALAKEFMLPVGAANITDVPSYSWSYASILHSAGIRYFAAASNSWRAPVLLEGRWNEKSPFYWEGPDGGRVLMWYSRAYLQLASMFGTPPTVEAVKDALPVFLQAYAHKEYRADSVILFGSQLENTALDRGQVTLPADWAKEYAYPRLQFSTFAEAMSSIERQFGGAIPTYRGDFGPYWEDGFTSGAHATAIHRANQQRLLNAETMGTIPSLLNPALRPDVSLLRDAWQNSLLFDEHTWTAAGATTQPESDETVRQWESKRAQVVRAGNDLTQSIALSFAQLEATLAPRDNSLLIFNALNWPRTGWLETDLPEGKEIVDPQTQDAVPQEVLRIEKGTPLPGFGGRTLRVRYRADNVPAVGYKLLSIVDAHPKTAATHEAAQGGGVLENRFYRVTLDAGSGSIRSIWDKELNRELVDASSPFTFGSYVYVTGADDMPDNSLYRYGATLPRPDLTTHLAAGGRIIAVQHGINSESATLESSAPNTPQIRTVIALPADSKRIDIRISLQKVATLHREAAYIAFPLAVEHPEFAYDTQNGWVDPARDELAGGSREWYAVQHWAAVHDGSESAAVIPVDAPMVTFGDVVRGAWPKEFEPKSATIFSWLMSNYWSTNFKSSQGGELTFRYAFVSGAKFEPAQLTRSGWKEMTPLESDTVPASPTPSSIHSASFLTLDNANVVLSTWKRAEDGNGSILRLTEIAGRSETLHLSTPHLQMERVWRCSLLEDCMQELPVRDNSVAVELKPFEIMTLRLKTQPEKMP
- a CDS encoding SDR family NAD(P)-dependent oxidoreductase, which encodes MSFRFNGKVALVTGGAMGIGAATAQLLGELGASVAILDLDATRGTATAAQMEKSGYQAAFYKCDVGSVEAVNDAVHRAEERFGAVHLLVSNAGIQRYGDVVSTSVEQWDETLRVHVQGCFHAIRAAVPAMLRAGGGALVVTGSVQTYTAIQNSAAYVTAKHALLGLVRSVALDYAARGIRANCVLPGAIDTPMLRSVAAEAEDPEFLLQQCARMHPLGRVGRPEEVARAIAFLLSDWASFITGAALLVDGGMLVPTGGMGFGESGLGASGS
- a CDS encoding aldose 1-epimerase family protein; this translates as MKAIDQGVRVPATSWRDRAAMTLTNGVAEATLLPGGGHLARWGFASGYGPSQNNVLWEAPWTTADPDSPAHSAIAEECEDKAAGKFLASYTGHALCLDGFGPAGAREAAAGVSLHGEASNATWTFTRQHANLASGIVELPVAGLQVERKFSLIADESVLRVEERVTNLRAAERALHWVQHATFGAPFFASGSGRATASIRDGITWPLDYNGCNLLRRDAEFTWPYAPGANGETVDLREIFTRRRSGFVAAAQQTPGREHGFVAVCHAEIGLAVGYLFRAEHFPWVTLWEENHVRNDAPWRGQVQARGMEFGTTPLPLGNDVVDARGPLLGSSTSCRIEAHETLRAPWLLFIAAVPSGWREIEDIHVEPDEIVLIHAGQQIRVPALGALAFLRHSEKTKKVGIT